A window of Massilia sp. NR 4-1 genomic DNA:
GCTTCACCTCCTACATGATGTATATGATCATGGTGGCCGACGGCGAACACAAAACCGCGCATTACGCCATCTGCACCGGCTTCATGGCGCTCGGCATGATGCTGCCGCAAATGGCCAGCGGCTGGATCCAGAACATGCTGGGCTACCAGCACTTCTTCATCTGGGTCTGCTTCGCCACCGTGCCCGCCTTCATCATGACGGCCCTGGTCAAAATCGACCCCGCATTCGGACGCGAATAGCGCGGCCCAGCGATTACAATAATGGGCTTCAAAGAATCGGGGGAATGTTGTGGGTTTCAATGCAAAAAAGCGGCTTAGCCTGAGCGCTGGCGCGGCCGGCGTGCTGGCCGCCTTGCTCGCGGCCTGTTCCAGCACGCCGATGGCCGACCGTACCGGCGCGCCGTCCACGCCGGGCGGGCCTGTGCCGCAGCCGCCAACGCCCCAGCCGCCGCGCTTCACCGGCGAGCAGCCGCCGCCCGCGCCGCGCGAATTCCGCGCGGTCTGGGTCTCCACCGTCGCCAATATCGACTGGCCCAGCCGCAGCAATCTGAGCGTCGCCAAACAGCAGGCCGAAGCCCTGGCCATCCTCGACCGCGCCAAGGCCATCAACCTGAACGCCATCGTGCTGCAGGTGCGCCCCAGCGCCGACGCCATCTACCCGTCCAAGCTGGAGCCCTGGTCGGAATACCTGACCGGCCTGCAGGGCAAGGAACCGCAGCCCGCCTACGACCCGCTGCAATTCTGGATCGCCGAAGCGCATGCGCGCGGCCTCGAACTGCACGCCTGGTTCAATCCCTACCGCGTGCGCAATGCCGGCGCGCGCTCGCCGCTGGCGCGCGAACACATCGCCAACAGCAAGCCGCAGATCGTCAAACAATACGGCAAATACCTGTGGATGGACCCGGGCGAGCCGGCCGCCGCCCAGCACACCCTGGACGTGATCCTGGACGTGGTGCGCCGCTACGACATCGACGGCGTCCATATCGACGACTACTTCTATCCCTACCCGGTCGAAGCCACCAGCGCGAACGGCGCCGAAGCCGCCGCGCTGGATGCCGTCCCGTCCAATGGCCAGCGCGCGGAACTCGAATTCCCCGACCAGGTCTCATGGCAGCGCTATCTGCAGGGCGGCGGACAGCTGGACCGCGCCTCCTGGCGGCGGCAGAACGTCAACCAGATGATCGAAGCGATTTATACCGGCGTGCATAAGGAGAAGTCCTGGGTACGTTTCGGCATCAGCCCCTTCGGCATTGGCCGCCCGGACCGCCGCCCGCCCGGCATCGCCGGTTTCAGCCAGTACGACAAGCTGTATGCCGACGCCGAACTGTGGCTGCAAAACGGCTGGCTCGATTACTTCGCGCCCCAGCTCTACTGGCCGATCGCACAAGCGCCGCAAGCCTTCCCCGTGCTGCTCGACTACTGGCAGGCGCAAAACCGGCGCGGCCGCCACCTGTGGCCCGGCCTGTACACCAGCCGCATCGACGACAGTGCCCGCTCGTTCACGCCGGAGGAAATCGTCCAGCAGATCGAAGTCACGCGCAGCCGCGCCGGCGTCGCAGGCCACATCCACTTCAGCATGGCTCCGCTGATGCAGAACCGCAAAGGCATTTACGAGCGCCTGCGCACCGAAAGCTACCAGAGCGCCGCGCTGATTCCGGCCTCGCCCTGGCTCGCCGCCGCCGCCCCTGCCGCCCCGCTGGTGAACGCCCGCCGCGCCGGCAATGGCCTGTCGCTGAAGCTGGGCGCCGAAAAAAATGTCGTCCAATACGCCATCTGGGCCAAGTACGGCGACGAGTGGCGCTTCACCACCGCCCCCGCCGCCCTGAGCGAAATCCTGCTGCCCGACGCCGCCGGCGCCCCTGTCAGCGCGGTGGTCGTCACCGCCGTCGACCGCCTCGGCAACGAAAGCCCGCGCGTCACCGCCCCCACCTTTTGATTCGGGTAAAAGGGTATAACTGGCGGGCATGGGGGAATTGCAAGGTTTCATGGTGAAATGCCGGTTGATTCGCTTTACACTCGTCGCATTATGTTGAAATCCGCTTCTGATGGTGTGCTGGGCCTGGGTATCGATGCCGGCGGCACGCAAACTCGTTGGGCGTTGGCCGATCCGGCCGGCGCGGTAGTGGCCGAGGGCCGGGTTGAGGGGCTGTCTGCGCTGCAGCTCAGCAGCGCGGCGGGCCGGGAATCGGTGCGCGCGGCCTTTGCGGCGCTGGCGGCCGAGGTGCTGGAGATCGGCCGTCCGGGCCGGGTCTGCGCCGGCCTGACCGGCTTTGGCGGCGATAGCCATCTGCCTGCCGGCTGGCTGGCCGATTTGCTGGCCTTGCCCGCGGAATCGGTTAGTCTATGTAATGATATCGAGATCGCCTACCTGGATTGTTTCGATCCGGGCCAGGGCTATCTGGTGTATGCGGGAACGGGTTCGATCGCGGCTTTCATCGATGAAGCGGGTGCCTTCCACCGTGCCGGCGGCCGTGGCGTGGTGCTGGACGATGGCGGCGGCGGTTTCTGGATCGCGCGCGAGGCCATGCGCCGCATCTGGCGCCGTGAGGACGAGCAGCCCGGCGCCTGGCAGGATTCGCCGCTGGCGCAAGCCGTGTTCCGCCACGTGGGCGGCAGCGACTGGACGTTCTCGCGCCAGTTCATCTATGGCCTGGAGCGCGGCGAGGTGGGCAAGCTGGCCTTGGCCGTTGCCGCCAGCGCCGATGCCGATGCCGCCGCGCGCAATATCCTGCAGCAGGCGGGCCGCGAACTGGCGCGCCTGGCGCTGGCCCTGGTGGCGCGTTTTGGCGAGCGTCCGGTGCTGCTGTCGGGACGCGCGTCCGAGCTGCATCCGCTGATCGCCGAATCGATGCGCGCCGCCCTGCCCGAGGATCAGGTTTTCGAACATCGCCCGGTGCGGCCGCATGTCGCCGCCGCCCGCATGGCCGCCAGGCCCAGGAACTGAAGAACAAGGATTATGGAATGAAGAAACTGCTGCTGATTCTCTTGCTGGCCGTGCTTTCCGGCTGTGCCACCCAGCTTCCCCGCATCGATAACACTTACACCGCGCGCGGCCAGTCCAGCCGCGTCAAGTTCATCGTGCTGCATTACACGGTGGCCGATACGCCGCGCTCCATCAAGATTCTGACCGAGCAGGAAGTCAGCGCCCACTATCTGCTGACCGATACCGACCAGCCGGTGCTCTACGGGTTGGTGGATGAATCGCGCCAGGCCTGGCATGCCGGCAACAGCAGCTGGAAGGCGTTCACCCAGCTGAATACCAGCTCGGTCGGCATCGAGATCGTCAACGCCGGCTTCAAGGATACGCAGGAGGGCCGCGTCTGGTATCCCTTCAAGCAGGCCCAGATTGACCAGCTGATCCCGCTGCTCAAGCAGATCGTGGCGCGCCACCAGGTGCGTCCCGACTTCATCCTCGGCCATAACGAGATCGCGCCCCAGCGCAAGCAGGACCCCGGCCCGCTCTTCCCGTGGAAGCAGCTGGCCGACGTCGGCCTGATCGCCTGGCCGGATGCAAACCAGGTGGCCCAGCGCCGCGCCGTCTTCGAGCAGCTGCCGCCGGAAATCTCCTGGTACCAGAAGAAGCTGGCCGAACATGGCTATGCCACGCCGCAAACCGGCGTGCTCGATGAGGCCACGCGCAATGTGCTGGGCGTGTTCCAGTCCAAATACCGCCAGAGCAAATTC
This region includes:
- a CDS encoding glycoside hydrolase family 10 protein translates to MADRTGAPSTPGGPVPQPPTPQPPRFTGEQPPPAPREFRAVWVSTVANIDWPSRSNLSVAKQQAEALAILDRAKAINLNAIVLQVRPSADAIYPSKLEPWSEYLTGLQGKEPQPAYDPLQFWIAEAHARGLELHAWFNPYRVRNAGARSPLAREHIANSKPQIVKQYGKYLWMDPGEPAAAQHTLDVILDVVRRYDIDGVHIDDYFYPYPVEATSANGAEAAALDAVPSNGQRAELEFPDQVSWQRYLQGGGQLDRASWRRQNVNQMIEAIYTGVHKEKSWVRFGISPFGIGRPDRRPPGIAGFSQYDKLYADAELWLQNGWLDYFAPQLYWPIAQAPQAFPVLLDYWQAQNRRGRHLWPGLYTSRIDDSARSFTPEEIVQQIEVTRSRAGVAGHIHFSMAPLMQNRKGIYERLRTESYQSAALIPASPWLAAAAPAAPLVNARRAGNGLSLKLGAEKNVVQYAIWAKYGDEWRFTTAPAALSEILLPDAAGAPVSAVVVTAVDRLGNESPRVTAPTF
- a CDS encoding N-acetylmuramoyl-L-alanine amidase; translated protein: MKKLLLILLLAVLSGCATQLPRIDNTYTARGQSSRVKFIVLHYTVADTPRSIKILTEQEVSAHYLLTDTDQPVLYGLVDESRQAWHAGNSSWKAFTQLNTSSVGIEIVNAGFKDTQEGRVWYPFKQAQIDQLIPLLKQIVARHQVRPDFILGHNEIAPQRKQDPGPLFPWKQLADVGLIAWPDANQVAQRRAVFEQLPPEISWYQKKLAEHGYATPQTGVLDEATRNVLGVFQSKYRQSKFDGVPDAETAAILDALTATAAAAAPNPPPAAPVVGAAGAQ
- a CDS encoding BadF/BadG/BcrA/BcrD ATPase family protein; this translates as MLKSASDGVLGLGIDAGGTQTRWALADPAGAVVAEGRVEGLSALQLSSAAGRESVRAAFAALAAEVLEIGRPGRVCAGLTGFGGDSHLPAGWLADLLALPAESVSLCNDIEIAYLDCFDPGQGYLVYAGTGSIAAFIDEAGAFHRAGGRGVVLDDGGGGFWIAREAMRRIWRREDEQPGAWQDSPLAQAVFRHVGGSDWTFSRQFIYGLERGEVGKLALAVAASADADAAARNILQQAGRELARLALALVARFGERPVLLSGRASELHPLIAESMRAALPEDQVFEHRPVRPHVAAARMAARPRN